TAGCTCAGTATGAATGATAGTGAAAATCTCTCACATTTGTAGAGCTTCACTGTTTATAAAAGGGCTTTCATACATACTATTTCATCATTGTCTCCATTTGCTCATGAAACCCTGTAGATCAGACTCACCCGAGGTACCGTAACCTGATTAGGCCAGAGTTAATACTGGAACCCAGGTTTTCTGGCTCCCAGGCCCCAGGTTTTCCTCTGTACTGCAGGTCCATGGCCCTATTTGAGTGATGTGTCGTCCCTTCAGTGACACAAGGAAATGtgtaaaagaaaatgggaatgtGGGATATGAAGAATAATAGAATGGTACTAACAGACATCTTTCTAAGACTTTTCAATAGACTTGTTTAATGTTATGTACAGATTTCTTCCCACTAAAATCATGATactaggtttaaaaaataaaagcaggcatTTTATGGACTGTTATGGGTTGAATGTTTGCTTCCCTCAAAATTGGTAaattgaaatcctaatccccagtgtaagggtatttggaggtgggacaTTGGGGAGATAATGAGGTTTACATTCTGTCATTATTATGGGATCCACATGATGGGATTACTGCCCAAGGGAGAAGAGATAActttccccacccccatggaAGCCATAGGAGCACACCATAAGAGGTAGCAGGCTGTCTTTAGGCCAGGAAGCAGATCAGGAACTGAATCTGGGGCtaccttgatcttgaactccccaggccccagaactgagtttatggtattttgttatacaGCCCAAGCAGATGAAGACATTGACTACTATGCAATATCTTCAAACTGTTcatcaatttaaaacaaaatttgtagATCAAAAGCAAAGCACATGCTATAGAAGCAAGTAAACCCATATTTTTCtcaattctattttataattctaatatatttcactatttaaaaatgtataatttcacTATTTTCAGTATTCCTCCAGATCCGGATTTCCTAACTTTGGCACTTTGGATCATATAATTCTTTGTTGCCCAGGGTTGTCCCGTGCATTGTAAAATGTTTAGTagcctctctgtcctctcctcaCTAAACACCCATAATTACTCCACACAACCATCATGACAATAAAAATTGTGTTCAGATATTGTCAAATATCTCCTGGGGGAAAACTGACCCCTGTTGAGAATCTCAGCTCTAGAAACTAATGTGTGGGTACCTCCTGAAATAATTACCTTATCTGcacatcttttttattcctttacattGTGTGTGGTTAAAAGATAGCAAGAATAGTGTATTTTGTTTCAACAACAAACGCAGTGAAATTTTATGTGCACTGTAAGAAGGATGATAGAAATAGATCTATGAGAAGGATGGCAAAAAAGATGAACTCAATATAAAAAGTGTGGAGCAACTTGGAGTTTTCGTATGAATAGAAACGTGAAGACCATGGCGTGGATTGCATGTTCCACTTGCTGCCTTCCACCATTCCCAACAACCATGGTAGAACTGtaagtttatctttttcttttccctttctgtagaTACTTTTTGTTTTGGGAAAAGTATGGGTGCTAAACCTACTTACTTCTGAGAAAAAGTATGACAATTAAATTAAGTGTTGAGATATTGCCATTTGGGATAATCCCTAACTTGAGGGTGAAAACTCATTACGCTAGACTGTATTAttatataagaaagcaaaataaatataagcaTATGCAAAAGCCTAACAGGTCCTTACAATCTAATAAACtttaacattaattaaaaacaaaaacaaaaaaactctattCATTCCAGGGGAacacttttgagatttttttttaaacaaaaatatccaCTTAACCTGATTTCATAAGTACTAAGAACAGGGCTCAGGGCCCAGTTGAGATTCTTGTATCTATGAACCACTTCTTCAGGAGGTAGAAGGCAGAAGGACTAAGTTATCCGTATGGTTTCTTCCATTACACTTTCACATTCCACTCAACTTTTGTTGACTGGTACTCACTGTGCAGATCAGTTACAAAGGTCTGAGTTCATTGGCttttcattcaatattttaaaaaggctaaTGCTGCAGTGGAATACTTGTAATGCTGTACCAGTGACCACCACAGAAGCTTTCACTGTGTTGTAGGAGCTCAATTTAATCCATGAATCAAGGTGACCCATCATCTCAGCTTGCCTAGGACTCTCCTGGTTTGACCATTGGGAGCCCAACATCCCAAGAAACCCCCCAGCCTTGGGCGAGCGTAAACAATGGGCCATCTTAGCTGAGCTTTGAGTTTTTGAGAGAGGATTTATTgaagttaactttaaaaaaagcaaaagttttcCAAGAGTTGGAAAGATAAGGTCAAGAATAGTCTCTAAATCTacttttaaggggaaaaaaaaaaaatccttctaacAATCAAGTAGCACTTGGCATTTGGAATATGCATTTCTCTAACCTATATGACTTCCAGGTATTTGCTGCTATATTTGTGAAGATGAGCATTTCCAAGGGCAAGAGAACAATCTGTCTCAGAGTGCTTCATTTAAGCAAGGACACACTGCCAGGTTGAAAGGAAATGAAGGCCACACTTTGTCTATGGGGGGATCCTGCAGTTATTCCCCTGCAAATTTAATTCAAACAGGTATTAAGATCTGAAACATGGAGATACCCACAAATTAGAGGctacttggtttttaaaaaggaaagaaaagaaatccaggcCACAAAGAACCATCTCAAAGCACCAATAGCGGTTCCTTTTCATGTTCATCACTGTATTCCTAGGAACATGTTTTGAAAGTCTGTACTGGGAATAAAATTTCTTGAGATGGTCTTCATACGAAAAATGCatatcataaattttaaaattttaaattactgtcttcaagtcaattttatttaaaaaatagcatatgTGTGTAAAATGTGCAAAATCAGTGCTATTCCAATCCttgatttttaacattatttgttaTACAAATATGCCATTCAACTAGTTTACTGATGATTCCTTTAGAAAATGCAGTGCTATTTGAATTATCACTCAAAAATAGagctcttgggcgcctgggtggctcagtgggttaagccgctgccttcggctcaggtcatgatctcagggtcctgggatcgagtcccgcatcgggctctctgctcagcagggagcctgcttcctcctctctctctctgcctgcctctctgcctacttgtaatctctctctgtcaaataaataaataaaatcttaaaaaaaaaatagagctctTTAGAAAATCACCACCTTAAAACAAAGGATTTAAGAGAAATCTCTAttgaaaaaatcttatttttttcaagcaatttaaaaatctgcttgACTTATAAGACTGATAAccttcagaatatttattttatgttaattgtaGGATATGCTTATAGATTGTACTTGAGCCAGTTCATTACTTGAGAAAGATTTCTGTGAGAAATCCTTATTTGGCCCATTAGTTGGGTCCCAAACCAACTaataaacaaaaatctccaaCAGGAGAATCTCAAAGAGGAACTTGGTTCTGTAATGGAGTACAGATAGCTGTCACCAAAGATTGTGATACTACTTAAGAAAATTGGTCTAGAGTTGACCTGTTTTTTAGTCACTAGGTTCCAAATAAGCTATTTTGTTACTATAATTATTGTGGTTTAATAAACCTATTGTCAAAAGTGACTATGACCGAAGAGAATAGAATTATTTAAGCCCAAAAAgattaaggaaactgagtcatgaTCGAAGCTCAACTACTGTTTTTCAAACTCTAAGGGCTGCTAGCACTTGCCAACAGTTCAAAATATAGGTATAAGTCTTAGGAGTCACCAAAAAACTTTACCTTTTTTGGCACATACCTTGTAAGACCTCATTTCAAATGTAAGGGCCTTAAATAAAAGCCCCTGAGTTTAAGATAGTATTGCAATTCCTTTTCAGTAATATAACTAGAGAATTCTTATATGTAGCCCACAACTTACTTTGGCTCCTACAGATTAATCCTGCAAGactttgaaattattatattCTGTATTCAATAACACTATCACTAGCAACCACCTCAAGACATATGTAATGATCATATTTTGATTCTTATCTCTCAACCCCAGTTACACAGAATGTTACAATCAGAAATGGATCAGAGACACTCAATGTAATGACTAGTTTCAATTAATTGCATGTACATTACATAAAATGTGGCCCATAGCCAATGGACAGATTAGAAAGCAATGAAGGTAAAAGGAGCTGGAGTTAACAGGAACACACACACCCTGAAAATAtgacatcttcaaaaaaaattttttttaaagattaaaacatgGTATCAGTGAAAGTGATCTGAAGTCATCCAAGGCCTGAAATGGTTTGTGGTTTaggcaatttttttcttaattggcCACCAACTTCCTCACCGTGGTCTCCTTTCCTAGTTAAACGTTGGACTTCGGGAATGATGTAATTACAGCAGAAGCCTTCATTGCTCAGTGGAGACAAAAGGACCAGGACCGTAAACCCAGGCTGACAAGTGACTACCCCAGACAAACTGAAAAATCTGGTCCAGCTGTTTTTCTGGTCCAGCTGTTTTGCATATGTTTGACACTGACTGACTCTGAGAGTAAAAATAGGACTTTATACTCCCACAAAGTTTAAGTGAAaaatggcctttttaaaaaaaattattaaaaagagcATCAGAAGGCTTTCATACTCTGTATACATTTCCTATAAAAGCTGAATCAAGCACACTGTGAGGGGGAAAATTGACTCCAACTGAtagctagtttaaaaaaaaaaaaaaaacaggcaaaccAAACCATCTGAAAATACGGTTTGTCATGGAAACAGCATGCTAATGGGACTATATTCCAGGTACCTTTACAGTTTTCCAAGAAAGACTTGTTTGCCACCAGTAccgaaagaaacaaaagaatacattGGCTTTCCATAGGCTACACAATTTTAAATAAGttgtttccttaaaaacaaagccTGATGGTGACTTAAAAATGACTCTTAAGGCTATTTAAATCCAGCATCAAATTTATAGTTACATTATTATAAGGACACACACAACAAGAATGccttatatttatttcttggatTGAGACtaataatcttaaatttttttcctcagaaatcaTCTGATTGAAATACCTAGAGAGGAGACATCTTTTAATTTGGCctaagaattgtttttttaaaacgtCTACACAATAAAACCTTCTCATATCTACTATAGTAGATtaatgaaacaaaggaaaaagactataaaattaCAACTtgctacttaaaattaaatgtgctttcaattagatttaattttttcatttgccttAAAATAAATAGCGATAATTACTTAAAAGACAATTGCATTAATACTACAAAACTAACTCAATTGTATCAATGGCCTTCATTTTAGTTCCTTGTCATTTtaccacaaaatattttcatgggaaaatttaatataaatatttttagtctgTAAAGGAATAAGAGACTTGTTTTCCAAAGGTATTTGAGGTTTTCCGTCAggcattttccatttcttataacCTTATTTCcatattgtaaaatatataagtaaactTTGCAcctctattttataaaaattgtgtgtgtatacttatatatatgtgtttatatatgtatatatatacatgtcatatacatatctatatatgtataaattctaAGAGTAGACCAACTAAATAATTTCTCTGGAAAAGGATCCTTGAACAATATAAAAATGGGGTCTtccaaagcaaacaacaaaaacaaccatatATACCTGACTATTGTTTAAAATGCTTATAAACACACAGTCAGTTAACCATTTATTGATTACCTATTCAAGGTTTTGGAATACCCAAGATTATGAAAAAGACAGTACCCCCAAAAAATCATGACCAAGGTGGTGCCTGATGATTTAAATAAACCTCCATATTATAAAAAGTCATGTAAATTTACCccttgaaaggaaaaacaaaaagctttaatattaaaattagagttctctttttaattatcctctttaagtaaagaaataatttggaaGCTTCTATTTTATATTGTTACTGTCATGAAAGCAGATGCTGTCTAGGAACTGGGCAACATCTGTCGCAACACTGCAAGTAGGACACTTCTTTAAGGGCTGGTCTGAATGTTTAAGAATAGACTATTTCATTGAATTCCTGAATTTTTATACTTTGGGACTGGCTATGAGACACTATAAAATGCAAAGATAGTTCAGACAGTTCCAGCTCTATTATTTTCAGGCACAAAAACCATATAATTTTGTacaaaactttgatttttttatttgtgaaattaaaaatatggtattttatatatataaacttctaTTCCTCTATAAATATAGATGATTTTGTGATAGTGAACAGAATAAATGCATACCAAATCCAAAGACCATTGTCATTTTAGGGTATGAAAGACATAGATAAATTTAGGTCCTAAGTCCTGGCATTTtgataaactcttaaaatttaaaacaatacaatCAAGAGGACggtcttcctcctctttttcacAGAGAACtaaagtgaatatttttaaatggctttgaAAGACTTACATTTGACACATTTCTGTAAATCCAAAAAGGAGCACACAGGATTCAATGCAGGAGAACTGCACACACTTTCCCTTTACCATGTGCATgcccatattttgtttatttcaggaGCTAACCCCATCAATTATTTCACCTCCtttacctccccaaattttacaAGCTTATTTTTAATGTGGATTGTTCTTCCCTCAGAATGTGTAGCtgaataatcatcatcatcatatgtTGAAAGTGTACAAcgttaacattttaaagtttctgaTCTATGTCTAattattatttgattaaaaataagaaaggagcACTTCATTTGGAGGAAGCCCATTACACTGATATCTCCTTCAAGTTTTCCTATTCAGCTTACATCCTGCTGTCCAGTTAAGGAAAGCAGAGATCAACTCCTTAACAAAGCTTTCCAGGTGCCCtcatgtttccattttacagaaaggtAAAATCTAAATGCGGGCTGTCTCAGTCCTAGAGGCAGTTTGCCAGGCATCAGTATgcaattaaaattaacattttataaccCCCATTTTCAGTCTCTCCCAACTCACACAAAGCTTTGTGCCTCTTCCCAAATCTCAGCAACCACATCTTTCCGTGATGCGGGCCAAGCCCATACCAGGTTTTAGACACTAGAGAATGAAATGAGCTCATCCACCAAAAATTAAGACTTGAAAAAGTTTGGCACTGGTCATCCCACTCACCCTCTAAGCAACTTAGGTGGAAGAAGAGAGTGCCTCGGCGTTTGGAGGCCAgtgggaagggaggctgggaatgCCATAGCCCGAAACTAGTGGGCCTCCCTCGAAGCTAGGGGGAAGGTTCTCCACAGTGGAAAAATTCAGTTTCGGATAGTCAAAGGAACAAGGCCTTCACaatctgccccctcccccaacaagaGCACACCTGGGATGGGCAAAGGCCTACCCCCCTGGAGTTCTCTATCTAAAGAGCCCTGACGCCAAACACCGAagggaaagaggggagcagaaagaggAGGCGGAAAGTAACCTGGGCCGCTCAGCCTCAGACGCACCCGACCGCTGCAGGGAGGGGCGCGCCAGAACAGCGAGAGCACCTCGAGCTCCTGTTTGACCTCTGCAGTActtggaaaagggaaagaaggaaagcctcaaaaggttaaacagccctaattaattaaaattttaacaaaaccaaaaagggagggggagaaagaaaaagaaaaacgcGTGATCGgtcatttaaatacaaatatacttaCAAAAATCTTACACAGGCTATTTACAATCATAAAAGCGTACAGTCCTGGTACCAGAGTGTGAGAACGAGAGAGGTCTGTCCGTCCCCCCTGCTGTAGTTGGGCCCTCCAGTCCATTTGCCCCCAGGGACGGAAGCTTTTGCAGGAGCTGGGTAGTTAAAAGGAGCCTGCGAAAAGTGAATGGCTAGTGAGGAAGCCTCAAGTAGCCAGGTTTGGCAAGGTTTCCACGGGGCCAGCTTTACAGGGGTGGCTAGGACGAAGCCGACGACTGGGAATGGGCTGAGTCCCCGGGTCTCAGACGGTGGTTTCTCCCTGTTTGCTGTTGGTGAGCCTGGTATAGAACTTCCTCCAGGAGTTGAGGGTCTTGCCGGACCAGATCCAGAAGCCTGACGTGATGCCCACGATCAGCGTCATAAGGTACTTGATCATGAAGACTGTGAAGTCTGGGCTCATGGGCGGGTGCGGCGGGGCGCCTCCACCCccctggaggtgggggcaggggatggcATAGCTCTTGCAACTCTGGGCCACCCAGCTGCGCTCCCACTGGTCCCGGAAGGCCTGCTCGTAGAAGTAGCAGGCGATGACGATAGTGGCTGGCACCGTGTAAAGCACGCTGAAAACGCCGATGCGCACCATGAGCTTCTCCAGCTTCTCGGTCTTGGTGCCGTCGTGCTTCATGATGGTACGAATGCGGAAGAGGGACACGAAGCCGGCCAGCAGGAAAGACGTACCAATGAACAAGTACACGAAGAGCGGCGCCAGCACGAAGCCGCGCAGCGCGTCCACATTGTTGAGCCCCACGAAGCACACCCCGCTCAGCACGTCGCCATCCACCTGGCCCAGCGCCAGGATGGTGATGGTCTTGATGGCCGGCACGGCCCAGGCGGCCAGGTGAAAATACTGAGAGTTAGCCTCAATGGCTTCGTGACCCCACTTCATCCCCGCTGCCAGGAACCAGGTGAGCGACAGAATCACCCACCAGATGGAGCTGGCCATGCTAAAGAAGTAGAGCATCATGAAGAGGATGGTGCAGCCCTCCTTCTTGGTGCCCTGCGCCACTGTGCGCGCCCCATCCTCGGAGAACTTGTCGTTACACACCACTCGGTCCTCCAGCAGGAAGCCGGCGATGTAGGCCACGGCCACTGCCGTGTAGCAGCCAGACAAGAAGATGATGGGCCGCTCCGGATAGCTGAAGCGCCGCATGTCCACCAGATACGTAAGTACCGTGAAGAGCGTGGAGGCGCAGCACAGCACTGACCAGATGCCGATCCAGGTGCGCGAGAAGCGCAGCTCCTCGGGCCCAAAGTACATGAGCCCGTACACCTTGGTCGGTTCACAGGGCGCTCCGCAGTCTTTCTCCCCCAGGAAGTGGTAGTTGAGGTAGGAGGGCACCTTGAGGGCGCGCGGGCACGAAAACTTGCCTCGCTCCGACGCGCCGGCGCCCCCCGGAAAGCCGCCGCCACGGTGCCCCCCGCTGCCGTGCTGAGGGTTGCTGGTCCAAAACTCCGGCAGCAACGAGGGCGTCGGGGTGCCCTTGTCCGACGTGTTCTGGCCCACGCACAGCTCGCCGGCGCCGTGCACCGGGAACTTCTCACACTTGAGCGTGTCCGGCCACTGGAAGCCGAACTTGTTCATGAGCGCCTCGCAGCCCTGGCGCGCGCGCTCACATAGGGAGCGGCAGGGCGGCAGAGCCTGCTCCAGCACCGTGCACACGGGCGCGTACATGGAGCACAGAAAGAATTTGAGTTCCGCCGAGCACTGCACCTTCACCAAGGGGTAGAACTGGTGTACCTCGAGGCCCGCATCCTCTTGGTTCGTGTGGCCCAAAAGGTTGGGCATGATGGTCTGGTTGTACGCAATGTCCGTGCACAGCGGGATGGAGATGGGCTGGCAGTAGCCGTGGTCTGGGATGGAGATGCCCCTCTCGCCGTTGTACTGTTGCCCGCTCTGCTGCTgctgaggcggcggcggcgggggctgcTGCCCCGGCCCGGGCCCTTGGCCCACCGCCTGCCCCCGGACCCCCAGTAGCAGCGGAGCCTCCAGCAGCCAAAGCAGAAGCAAGAGCCGGCGCGCCAAGCGTCCAGAGTCAGCTGGGGGACGGCGGCGGCGCCGGCTGCCCGCGTCGCCGCTCCCCTCCGCCACCCGTCCAGCCGGGAATGCCCCGGCATAAAGTTCCCAGCTCGCGCGGCCGCGGGCGGCCCGGGACTTCTTAGGCGCCTCCTCTTCAGCCATACTTTCTCGGCTCCTTTCTTGGCGCCGCCCGGCTGGGGCTGGCAGTGGCGCAGCCGGCAGAGGCTCCCCCTGCGGCCAGAGAGATATCTTCCGTGCCGGTGCCCTCCGTCGAGTCTGAGCCGCGCTCAGCCCGCTCCCCCGGTTCCCGCTCCGCgtcccgcagccgccgccgccgcggaaACTTGCGATTCATGAAGCGTGGGCGGCGGGGAGAGCCCGGGTGGCTCCGGCGCGCCGGGGTCGCGTCCCGCCTTCCTGGCCCTCGGCTCGCTTGTTCCCGGCTGGCCGCGCAGCGCTAGTGGCCGCGGCCCGGTAGAGCGCGCAACTCTCCGCAGCCCAGTGGCCTCGACTCCCCCCTGCGCCTCCGCCTCCttctccgccgccgccgcctgacCATTTGTGTCAATCCCTCAACTCGCTCGCTCTCCTCTCTCGCGCGCGCCCTCGGACCGGTTTCCAGGCGCCCCGCAGTCTGTCTTTCACCAGGAGGGAGGAGCCTTGAAACCGACGCGGAACTGGAGGCTCAGGGACCGTCGCCCAATCGCGGCACTGGCTTCCCGGCGCAAAGGGCGCCCGCTGCCTGCCTCCCTTAGCGAAAGCCGGCGGCGGGCgggaggaggtgggggcgggAGCAGGAGGAAGTAGTAGTGGTGGCAGAGGCACCGCTCAGGCACAAAGAGTGG
This genomic stretch from Mustela erminea isolate mMusErm1 chromosome 11, mMusErm1.Pri, whole genome shotgun sequence harbors:
- the FZD1 gene encoding frizzled-1, giving the protein MAEEEAPKKSRAARGRASWELYAGAFPAGRVAEGSGDAGSRRRRRPPADSGRLARRLLLLLWLLEAPLLLGVRGQAVGQGPGPGQQPPPPPPQQQQSGQQYNGERGISIPDHGYCQPISIPLCTDIAYNQTIMPNLLGHTNQEDAGLEVHQFYPLVKVQCSAELKFFLCSMYAPVCTVLEQALPPCRSLCERARQGCEALMNKFGFQWPDTLKCEKFPVHGAGELCVGQNTSDKGTPTPSLLPEFWTSNPQHGSGGHRGGGFPGGAGASERGKFSCPRALKVPSYLNYHFLGEKDCGAPCEPTKVYGLMYFGPEELRFSRTWIGIWSVLCCASTLFTVLTYLVDMRRFSYPERPIIFLSGCYTAVAVAYIAGFLLEDRVVCNDKFSEDGARTVAQGTKKEGCTILFMMLYFFSMASSIWWVILSLTWFLAAGMKWGHEAIEANSQYFHLAAWAVPAIKTITILALGQVDGDVLSGVCFVGLNNVDALRGFVLAPLFVYLFIGTSFLLAGFVSLFRIRTIMKHDGTKTEKLEKLMVRIGVFSVLYTVPATIVIACYFYEQAFRDQWERSWVAQSCKSYAIPCPHLQGGGGAPPHPPMSPDFTVFMIKYLMTLIVGITSGFWIWSGKTLNSWRKFYTRLTNSKQGETTV